From the genome of Scytonema hofmannii PCC 7110, one region includes:
- a CDS encoding TldD/PmbA family protein: MKQEKLSALEVSFNQLMDTLLEKKAESEQFTIKLNSESSQFTRFNHAKVRQTGCVADGWIELTLMQDGRGSFRQFPFTGSWEVDWQVAYTALRELREELPQLPIDPYLVLPSGTNTSREVHIGNLLADELVVPTVLEPVPEFDFAGIYAGGAVIRAYADSNGQKHWFSTDTFTLDYSIFTNRGQAVKGTFAGSDWNPEAYIAKISDAKNQLELLSRPVKELPRGRYKTYFAPAAVSDLLHMLSWGGVSEADLQQGGSALAFLWRKEKQLSPAFNLKENFQRGLVPRFNEWGEMSALSVQIIEKGILVNTLVNSRTAKEYGKFANGANTFEALRAPEVTTGNLKFEDIIPSLETGLYVSNLHYLNWSDRPTGRITGMTRYACFWVEQGEIVAPIENLRFDDSLYRFWGENLVDMTNFQEFIAEVGTYDARQLGGNMVPGMLVEDFTYTL; this comes from the coding sequence ATGAAACAAGAAAAATTATCTGCCTTAGAAGTTAGCTTTAACCAATTGATGGACACTCTCCTTGAAAAAAAGGCAGAAAGTGAACAATTCACGATAAAACTCAATAGCGAAAGCAGCCAATTTACGCGTTTCAATCATGCCAAAGTGCGGCAAACAGGTTGTGTTGCTGATGGTTGGATAGAACTGACATTGATGCAAGATGGGCGGGGTAGTTTTCGTCAGTTTCCCTTTACTGGGAGTTGGGAAGTAGATTGGCAAGTAGCGTACACAGCTTTGCGAGAATTACGCGAAGAACTTCCCCAATTACCCATAGACCCCTATTTAGTATTACCATCAGGCACAAATACCAGTCGAGAGGTTCATATTGGGAATTTATTGGCTGATGAATTAGTCGTACCAACAGTACTAGAACCAGTCCCAGAATTTGATTTTGCTGGGATATATGCTGGGGGAGCGGTCATTAGGGCTTATGCTGATTCCAATGGTCAAAAACATTGGTTCAGTACTGATACTTTCACATTGGACTATTCTATATTCACGAACCGGGGACAAGCTGTTAAGGGAACTTTTGCAGGTAGTGATTGGAATCCTGAAGCTTATATCGCAAAAATTAGCGATGCCAAAAACCAGCTAGAGTTACTTTCTCGTCCGGTGAAAGAATTGCCAAGAGGACGATATAAGACTTACTTTGCACCAGCTGCTGTCTCCGATTTATTGCATATGCTTTCTTGGGGAGGTGTGAGTGAAGCCGATTTACAACAGGGAGGTAGTGCTTTAGCTTTTCTTTGGCGTAAAGAAAAGCAGTTATCTCCTGCGTTTAATCTCAAAGAAAATTTTCAACGCGGTCTAGTACCGCGTTTTAATGAATGGGGGGAAATGTCCGCACTGTCCGTACAGATTATTGAAAAAGGAATTTTGGTTAATACTTTGGTCAATTCTCGTACTGCGAAGGAATATGGAAAATTTGCCAATGGTGCCAATACTTTTGAAGCCTTACGAGCACCAGAAGTAACAACAGGAAATTTAAAATTTGAAGATATTATTCCTAGTTTGGAGACAGGATTATATGTCTCGAACTTGCATTACTTAAATTGGAGCGATCGCCCTACAGGAAGAATCACAGGAATGACCAGATATGCTTGTTTTTGGGTAGAACAAGGTGAAATTGTTGCCCCTATTGAAAACCTGCGATTTGATGACAGTCTCTACCGTTTTTGGGGAGAAAATCTAGTAGATATGACTAATTTTCAAGAATTTATTGCTGAAGTGGGGACTTACGATGCTCGCCAACTTGGAGGTAACATGGTTCCGGGTATGTTAGTTGAGGATTTTACGTATACTTTGTAA
- a CDS encoding cellulase family glycosylhydrolase, producing the protein MHYIYKSKRHKLKFYNQLTVLSLAVVIFFWSLLTIAPLRSQENAIANVPSIQLPLSTRGAKILDAQGKPVILRGVNWFGIETETNVPHGLWKRDYKDILTQIKSLGYNLIRLPYSLQALRSTNISGIDFSIGNNKALEGKNPLEVMDLIIQEAEHQGLLILLDCHRLNNQRISELWYEDSFTEKDWIDTWKMLADRYKNQTNIIGADLKNEPHGKASWGTNDVATDWRLAAERAGNAILEVNPNWLIVVGGVEKNVPNQKLPKHWQGGNLEGVQRYPVRLSNRSKLVYSPHEYGPGVADQPWFSERSFPKNLINRWQIGFHYISSQNRAPILIGEFGGRQVDTSSKEGIWQNEFVKYIKEKNLSFAYWSWNPNSADTGGLLLDDWQNIDLPKQQLLTQLLPVTFTQLASRQLTVTSDIYTNWQTGFCVSFKIHNQSSTKVNNWQLTFQMKQAAINNSWNGNFQPQGTARYLATPLDWGRVIEPNQVREVGFCANKLGLDYQPTNVKVE; encoded by the coding sequence ATGCATTACATCTATAAAAGCAAAAGACATAAACTAAAGTTTTACAATCAATTGACGGTTTTATCACTAGCTGTAGTCATTTTTTTTTGGAGTCTTCTCACAATCGCACCCCTTCGCAGCCAAGAAAATGCGATCGCCAATGTACCATCAATACAATTGCCACTTTCAACCCGTGGTGCAAAAATCTTGGATGCTCAAGGTAAGCCAGTAATACTTAGAGGCGTTAACTGGTTTGGCATTGAGACAGAAACTAACGTTCCCCACGGTTTATGGAAGCGGGATTATAAAGATATACTGACACAGATTAAAAGCTTGGGATATAACTTAATTCGATTACCCTATTCTTTACAAGCCCTGCGTTCAACAAATATAAGTGGCATTGACTTTAGCATTGGTAACAACAAAGCACTTGAAGGCAAAAATCCTTTGGAAGTTATGGATTTAATTATTCAAGAAGCCGAACATCAAGGATTACTCATTCTTCTTGACTGTCACCGTCTCAACAATCAACGCATCTCGGAATTGTGGTACGAAGATAGCTTTACAGAAAAAGACTGGATTGATACTTGGAAAATGCTCGCCGATAGATATAAAAACCAAACTAATATTATCGGGGCAGACTTAAAAAATGAACCGCATGGAAAAGCAAGTTGGGGTACAAATGATGTAGCAACAGACTGGCGACTAGCAGCAGAAAGGGCTGGCAATGCCATTCTTGAAGTTAACCCTAACTGGCTCATTGTTGTTGGGGGGGTAGAAAAAAATGTCCCCAATCAAAAACTACCCAAGCATTGGCAAGGTGGAAATTTAGAAGGAGTACAGCGATATCCAGTTCGTTTATCCAATCGCAGTAAGCTTGTCTATTCTCCTCACGAGTACGGTCCTGGAGTTGCAGATCAGCCTTGGTTTTCTGAACGTAGTTTTCCCAAAAATCTCATAAATCGCTGGCAAATAGGATTTCACTATATTTCTAGCCAAAATCGCGCACCTATTTTGATTGGAGAATTTGGTGGAAGGCAAGTAGATACAAGTTCTAAAGAAGGAATTTGGCAAAACGAATTTGTGAAATATATTAAGGAAAAAAACTTGAGTTTTGCTTACTGGAGTTGGAATCCCAACAGTGCTGATACAGGTGGTCTCTTACTAGATGATTGGCAAAATATTGATCTTCCCAAACAGCAACTGCTAACGCAACTCCTTCCTGTTACTTTTACTCAATTAGCATCTCGCCAACTTACAGTCACTTCTGACATTTATACCAATTGGCAAACAGGATTTTGTGTGAGTTTCAAAATTCACAATCAGAGCAGTACTAAGGTGAATAATTGGCAACTGACATTTCAAATGAAGCAAGCTGCCATTAATAATTCATGGAATGGGAATTTTCAACCTCAAGGAACAGCACGTTATCTTGCGACTCCTTTGGATTGGGGACGTGTCATTGAACCAAATCAAGTCCGTGAAGTTGGTTTTTGTGCAAATAAACTGGGTTTGGATTATCAGCCTACAAATGTGAAAGTTGAGTAG
- a CDS encoding sensor histidine kinase produces MESRIEKSLLQEKEEFQQLVNGRNPMTGKPFGDDITAIFDTYISRNVPDENEFFIALLNGQFYNSDPKALPDSLQPGSEILKLWAQFTKPHKSETVTSKETFKYLVEPIVRGKTHGVIVVVHTTTFEHQQVNNEILDITQVSFAVLVVASLLAWLVAGRVLAPLRLLADTARSITDFDLTQRISVKGSDEIAELSITFNEMLDRLQGAFKSQRHFINDAGHELRTPITIIQGHLELMGDDPEERRETKEIVMDELNRMHRLVNDLLLLAKTEQPNFLNLETVETDWLTEELYAKAKALANRNWCLEHKGTGRIIADRQRLTQAIMNLAQNATQHTTENDIISIGSAMGRNEACFWVRDTGVGIALKDQQRIFERFARTADSRRRRVEGSGLGLAIVRAIAEAHGGQVKLTSQPGGGSTFTIVIPLEPPQEILASELNSY; encoded by the coding sequence ATGGAAAGTAGAATTGAAAAGTCTCTATTGCAGGAGAAAGAGGAATTCCAACAATTGGTTAATGGTAGAAACCCTATGACAGGAAAACCTTTTGGAGACGATATTACTGCTATATTTGATACATATATATCACGCAATGTGCCTGATGAGAACGAATTTTTCATCGCATTGCTAAATGGACAGTTCTATAATTCTGACCCAAAAGCCCTTCCAGACTCTTTACAACCAGGCTCAGAAATACTAAAGCTATGGGCGCAGTTCACTAAGCCTCACAAGAGTGAAACAGTAACTTCAAAAGAGACTTTCAAGTATCTTGTGGAACCAATTGTGCGAGGAAAAACTCACGGGGTGATTGTTGTCGTGCATACTACGACTTTTGAGCACCAGCAGGTAAATAATGAAATTTTAGATATTACCCAAGTGTCATTTGCTGTGCTTGTTGTAGCATCATTACTTGCATGGTTAGTTGCTGGACGAGTACTCGCACCTCTACGCTTACTAGCTGATACTGCTCGTTCCATTACTGATTTTGACTTAACTCAGCGTATCTCAGTGAAAGGTTCAGATGAAATTGCGGAATTAAGCATCACCTTTAATGAAATGCTAGACCGCCTCCAAGGAGCATTTAAAAGCCAACGTCATTTTATCAACGATGCCGGTCACGAACTGCGAACCCCAATTACGATTATTCAAGGTCATTTAGAATTAATGGGCGATGACCCCGAAGAACGGCGTGAAACCAAGGAGATCGTAATGGACGAACTAAATCGTATGCATCGCTTGGTCAATGATTTACTGCTATTAGCAAAGACAGAACAACCTAATTTTTTAAATTTAGAAACCGTAGAAACTGATTGGCTGACTGAGGAACTCTATGCGAAGGCAAAAGCTCTTGCCAATCGCAACTGGTGTTTAGAACATAAAGGTACAGGACGCATTATTGCCGATCGCCAACGGCTGACTCAGGCAATTATGAACTTGGCTCAGAACGCAACCCAACATACAACAGAGAACGATATCATCTCTATAGGTTCTGCGATGGGTCGTAACGAAGCTTGTTTCTGGGTACGTGACACTGGAGTAGGTATAGCGTTGAAAGACCAACAGCGGATTTTTGAACGTTTTGCCCGGACTGCTGATAGTCGCCGCCGTCGTGTGGAGGGTTCTGGTTTGGGATTGGCAATTGTTCGTGCGATCGCAGAAGCTCACGGTGGTCAGGTTAAACTTACCAGCCAACCCGGTGGTGGCTCAACTTTTACAATTGTGATTCCACTTGAACCCCCTCAGGAGATTTTAGCCTCTGAACTGAACTCTTATTAA
- the hisD gene encoding histidinol dehydrogenase, whose product MLRIITQQADVRAELQRICDRIQDEQVLHKEATVREVLQAVKRQGDKAVLQYTTEFDNQTLKPEELRVTGSELDAAYQQVSQELLEAIQLACRKIEAFHRQRMPKSWVHFDDDDVVLGKRYTPVDRAGLYVPGGRAAYPSTVLMNAIPAKVAGVPHVVMVTPPGPLKAIHPSVLVAAQEAGVQEIYRVGGAQAIAALTYGTENIPKVNIITGTGNIYVTLAKKLVYGTVGIDFLAGSGEVLIIADETANPVYVAADMLAQSEQDPMAAAVLLTTDPGLAKNVQVAVERQLIDHPRRTLTEKAIAHYGLIVIVESLQAAAELSNEFAPEHLAVEVQEPWEILPLIRNAGAIFLGHCTPEAVGNYVAGPNHTLPTSGAARYASPLGVETFMKHSSIIQYSQTALEKVANAIDVLASSEDLPSHVNSVQRRIDDDMNY is encoded by the coding sequence ATGCTGCGAATCATTACTCAGCAGGCAGATGTTAGAGCAGAACTACAACGGATCTGCGATCGCATCCAAGATGAACAGGTACTTCATAAAGAAGCAACAGTGCGGGAAGTGCTGCAGGCAGTGAAGCGCCAAGGCGATAAAGCTGTACTGCAATACACAACCGAATTTGACAATCAAACCCTGAAGCCAGAAGAACTGCGCGTGACAGGCTCAGAACTGGATGCAGCCTACCAACAGGTATCGCAAGAGTTACTTGAGGCAATTCAGTTGGCGTGCCGCAAAATAGAAGCGTTTCACCGCCAGCGAATGCCAAAAAGTTGGGTTCACTTTGACGATGATGATGTAGTGCTGGGCAAGCGCTACACACCTGTAGATCGGGCAGGGTTATATGTGCCGGGTGGTCGCGCCGCCTATCCAAGCACGGTGTTAATGAATGCTATTCCGGCAAAAGTGGCTGGCGTACCGCACGTAGTGATGGTCACGCCGCCTGGACCTTTAAAAGCGATTCACCCATCTGTGTTGGTCGCTGCCCAAGAAGCCGGAGTGCAAGAAATCTATCGTGTTGGTGGCGCACAAGCGATCGCCGCTTTAACTTACGGTACAGAAAACATTCCCAAAGTCAATATCATTACAGGTACAGGTAATATATATGTCACGTTAGCGAAAAAACTAGTATACGGCACAGTTGGCATCGATTTCCTTGCAGGATCGGGGGAAGTATTAATTATTGCTGACGAAACCGCAAATCCCGTCTACGTTGCGGCTGATATGTTAGCCCAGTCAGAACAAGATCCAATGGCAGCAGCAGTTTTGCTGACCACAGATCCGGGTCTGGCAAAAAACGTACAAGTAGCAGTGGAAAGACAGCTGATAGATCATCCCAGACGAACACTGACAGAAAAAGCCATTGCCCACTACGGCTTGATTGTGATTGTGGAATCATTGCAAGCAGCAGCAGAACTCTCAAATGAATTTGCACCCGAACACTTAGCCGTGGAGGTGCAAGAACCCTGGGAAATATTACCACTTATTCGCAATGCTGGTGCAATTTTCTTAGGGCATTGTACACCAGAAGCTGTGGGGAATTATGTAGCAGGACCCAACCATACCTTACCCACTTCTGGCGCTGCCCGCTATGCCTCTCCATTAGGAGTAGAAACCTTTATGAAACACTCTAGTATTATTCAATACTCGCAAACTGCACTAGAGAAAGTGGCTAATGCAATTGATGTCCTGGCATCCTCTGAGGACTTACCTTCGCACGTTAACTCGGTACAACGCCGAATTGATGATGATATGAATTATTAA
- a CDS encoding universal stress protein, with the protein MIKTILVALDDSEVTDQIIQTVQQFMLPKDSKIILCHVFATSESEMELPADRPHPESSTFSYSQIERQLKGYQTQLAVESDIELVAGDPAQEIIRLANIYKADLIITGSRGLTGVNRIVQGSVSSEVVEDAPCSVLVVKGT; encoded by the coding sequence GTGATAAAAACGATTTTAGTAGCTCTAGACGATTCAGAAGTGACCGACCAAATTATTCAAACGGTACAGCAATTTATGCTGCCAAAAGATAGCAAAATCATTCTATGCCACGTGTTTGCCACCTCAGAATCAGAGATGGAACTTCCTGCGGATCGCCCTCACCCAGAGTCTTCAACATTTTCTTACTCACAAATTGAAAGACAACTCAAAGGGTATCAAACTCAATTGGCAGTTGAAAGTGACATAGAACTCGTTGCGGGCGATCCAGCTCAAGAGATTATTCGCCTTGCTAACATTTACAAAGCTGACTTAATTATCACTGGCAGTCGTGGGTTAACAGGTGTGAATCGAATTGTTCAGGGTTCTGTTAGCAGTGAAGTTGTAGAAGATGCTCCTTGTTCTGTGTTGGTAGTTAAAGGTACATAA